A stretch of the Desulfobulbaceae bacterium genome encodes the following:
- a CDS encoding HDOD domain-containing protein has translation MNARPPAFSATALSDIFARLNMSELPVITQHVQGLIAITHSASTTNADLSKLILKDYSLASRVLQCANSAYYSQGRKCNTISNAVALLGFNAIRDLAHGVGLFEEFLKSGVDKDAVMAIMTRSFLAGFLAR, from the coding sequence ATGAACGCTCGTCCCCCTGCTTTTTCTGCCACAGCGCTGTCTGATATCTTTGCTCGACTTAATATGAGCGAACTGCCAGTAATCACTCAACATGTCCAAGGACTTATTGCGATAACTCATAGTGCCAGTACTACTAATGCCGATCTTTCTAAGTTGATTTTAAAAGATTATTCTCTTGCCAGCAGGGTGTTGCAATGCGCCAATTCCGCCTACTATTCACAGGGACGAAAGTGCAATACCATATCTAACGCAGTGGCTCTACTCGGATTCAATGCAATTCGTGATTTAGCCCACGGTGTAGGTTTGTTTGAGGAATTTTTAAAGAGTGGAGTGGATAAAGATGCCGTAATGGCCATAATGACTCGATCATTTCTTGCCGGATTCCTGGCGCGT